The following proteins are co-located in the Paenibacillus sp. FSL H8-0079 genome:
- a CDS encoding PRD domain-containing protein produces MKIERVLNNNAVISTREEQEVIVIGRGIAFNKRVEDDINEKEIEKIFILENEGTSKKLKILFGDMPIEYMDISEKIIKYAEKKLDKKLNDSIYIHLTDHIQFAIERYKKNMHIKNGLLLETKHLYKEEYDIGLEALNMICEHFGIILPEDEAGFIALHIVNAELNEEMPVLKNITKVMQEILTIVKYHFKLEINENSLIFYRFLTHLKFFAQRLVKGNHYNSSTGDDLYDVIRMKYPDAYECTKKIKKFIDASYTYELTQEEMIFLTIHIERVIKNNNR; encoded by the coding sequence GTGAAAATTGAAAGAGTACTAAACAATAACGCAGTTATTTCAACAAGAGAAGAACAAGAAGTTATTGTGATTGGGCGTGGTATTGCTTTTAATAAACGTGTTGAAGATGATATTAATGAAAAAGAAATAGAAAAAATTTTCATTCTAGAAAATGAAGGCACATCTAAAAAATTGAAGATCTTATTTGGAGATATGCCAATCGAGTATATGGATATTTCCGAAAAAATCATTAAGTACGCAGAAAAAAAATTAGATAAAAAGCTAAATGATAGCATTTATATTCATTTAACAGATCATATTCAATTTGCAATTGAGCGTTATAAAAAAAATATGCACATTAAAAATGGTTTGTTATTAGAAACAAAGCATTTATATAAAGAAGAATATGACATTGGATTAGAAGCTTTAAATATGATATGTGAGCATTTTGGCATCATTCTACCAGAAGATGAAGCAGGATTCATAGCTCTTCATATTGTTAATGCTGAATTGAATGAAGAGATGCCCGTCTTGAAGAATATAACTAAGGTTATGCAAGAAATTTTAACCATAGTGAAATATCATTTTAAGCTAGAGATCAATGAGAATTCTTTAATCTTTTATCGGTTTCTAACCCATCTGAAATTTTTTGCTCAGCGTCTGGTCAAAGGGAATCATTACAACAGCTCAACAGGCGATGACTTATATGATGTAATTAGAATGAAATATCCAGATGCGTACGAATGTACAAAAAAAATAAAGAAGTTTATAGATGCTTCATACACCTATGAATTGACACAAGAAGAAATGATCTTTTTAACCATTCATATTGAAAGAGTGATTAAAAATAATAACCGATAA
- a CDS encoding beta-glucoside-specific PTS transporter subunit IIABC, whose product MSHQTLAKEIVQLIGGAQNVSSVVHCATRLRFTLKDREQANKQSIQDLDGVLSVVESGGQFQVVIGAHVADVYKEVTKVSTGSSSPDELQKERKSKGTLTSQIFDVISRSFSPLLGALAGAGMIKALLTVITMMGLLSTESGAYFILSAAGNAVFYFLPIFLGITLSIRLGANPYVGGAIGASLLEPNFTGLMTQAGDVSDFFGIPVVLMSYSSTVFPVFIAVCIYAVLETQLKKIIHKDLQMFFVPMLSLAIIVPLTVLVFGPFGVYVGDGIGAAIGFLSEKSGLLTGLVMGGTWTFLVIFGLHWGIVPIILANLASGGDPFAAMTAGATFAQMGVALGIFLKARDKKVKTLAGSTILPGLLAGITEPFVYGVMLRFRRTILYIVAAGAVGGAINGYLGVQMQVFAFHTLFAIPAFSPMVLYIFGISISFFGAAIITYLFGFEEKKTKVDIENSIVEVVQPLVKTQKVVSPLTGIVKSLADVEDEAFATEAMGKGIAIEPTVGQAVSPVTGVVTTVFPTGHAIGITSDEGAEILIHIGTNTVKLKGKYFTQIAKEGDRVSEGDLLVEFDIEKIKEAGYPVTTPVIITNTDRYIEVIGTDKEVIQAKESLLTLIV is encoded by the coding sequence TTGAGTCACCAAACTTTAGCAAAAGAAATTGTTCAATTAATTGGCGGAGCACAGAATGTAAGCAGTGTTGTTCATTGTGCTACACGTTTACGTTTTACTCTGAAAGATAGAGAACAAGCAAACAAGCAATCTATTCAAGATTTGGATGGAGTGCTAAGCGTTGTGGAGAGTGGAGGACAGTTTCAAGTTGTTATTGGAGCTCATGTAGCAGATGTGTATAAAGAAGTTACCAAAGTGAGTACAGGATCTTCGTCCCCTGATGAGCTTCAGAAAGAGAGAAAATCAAAAGGGACGTTAACGAGCCAGATTTTTGATGTGATTTCACGTAGCTTTTCACCTCTATTAGGTGCACTCGCTGGTGCGGGAATGATTAAAGCCTTACTAACAGTGATAACAATGATGGGATTGTTATCTACAGAGAGTGGGGCATATTTTATACTTTCTGCAGCAGGAAATGCTGTCTTTTACTTTCTTCCTATTTTCCTAGGGATAACACTATCCATTAGACTTGGAGCAAATCCTTATGTTGGTGGAGCTATAGGTGCATCATTGTTAGAACCTAATTTCACTGGGTTAATGACACAAGCTGGAGATGTCTCTGACTTCTTTGGAATACCAGTTGTACTGATGAGTTATTCATCTACTGTATTCCCAGTATTTATCGCGGTATGTATATATGCAGTTTTAGAAACGCAATTGAAAAAGATCATTCATAAAGATCTACAAATGTTTTTTGTTCCAATGCTTTCGCTTGCAATTATTGTACCTCTTACTGTTTTGGTATTCGGACCGTTTGGAGTATATGTGGGAGATGGTATTGGAGCAGCAATTGGGTTTTTAAGTGAGAAAAGCGGTTTGTTGACGGGTCTTGTCATGGGCGGTACATGGACATTCTTAGTTATTTTTGGTCTACATTGGGGAATTGTTCCGATTATTTTAGCAAACCTTGCATCGGGTGGAGATCCGTTTGCAGCAATGACTGCAGGTGCAACCTTTGCTCAAATGGGGGTTGCATTGGGGATTTTCCTGAAAGCAAGAGATAAAAAAGTTAAAACACTTGCTGGATCTACAATATTACCAGGGCTACTAGCTGGCATAACTGAGCCATTTGTTTATGGCGTAATGCTACGTTTTAGACGTACAATTCTTTATATTGTAGCTGCAGGAGCAGTCGGTGGAGCTATAAATGGCTATTTAGGAGTTCAAATGCAGGTGTTCGCTTTCCACACTTTATTCGCGATTCCTGCGTTTTCACCAATGGTACTTTATATATTCGGTATTTCCATTTCTTTCTTTGGGGCTGCAATTATAACATACTTGTTTGGCTTTGAAGAAAAGAAGACAAAAGTGGACATAGAGAACAGCATTGTAGAAGTAGTACAACCTCTTGTGAAAACTCAAAAGGTCGTTAGCCCGTTAACAGGGATAGTCAAGTCATTGGCTGATGTAGAAGATGAGGCGTTTGCAACTGAGGCAATGGGGAAGGGAATTGCAATTGAGCCAACTGTTGGTCAAGCCGTTTCACCCGTAACTGGAGTTGTAACCACCGTTTTCCCTACAGGTCATGCAATTGGAATTACTTCGGATGAAGGAGCGGAAATCCTAATCCACATTGGAACAAATACGGTGAAATTAAAGGGGAAATATTTCACACAGATTGCTAAAGAGGGCGATCGGGTAAGCGAGGGTGACCTATTAGTTGAATTTGATATTGAGAAAATAAAAGAAGCCGGGTACCCAGTGACTACTCCGGTTATCATTACAAATACAGATCGTTACATTGAAGTTATCGGTACAGATAAAGAGGTTATTCAAGCAAAAGAATCATTGTTGACATTGATTGTTTAA
- a CDS encoding glycoside hydrolase family 1 protein: MKHNQLKPFPADFLWGGSTSAYQIEGAWNEDGKGPSVIDMAKGPEGTTDFKVASDHYHHYKEDIALLAEMGFKAYRFSIAWTRIYPNGAGELNQKGIEFYDNLINEIESQGIEPIVTMYHFDLPYALEQKGGWSNRETIDAFEVYAKTLFENFGDRVKYWLTINEQNMMILHGDAIGTVNPNLENPKKDLYQQNHHMLLAQAKAMSLCHQMLPSAKIGPAPNIVSIYPDSSNPEDIMAAQSYMAIRNWLYLDIAVFGRYNTTAWNFLEEKGYTPTILDGDMEVLQSGKPDFIAFNYYTSQTVGASKEDGTDVNHTGDQHITIGEPGIYKGVTNANLEKNEFGWEIDPIGFRNTLREIYDRYNLPLIVTENGLGAFDKLEEGDVVNDSYRIEFLRKHIEQMQLALTDGVEVFGFCPWSAIDLISTHQGCSKRYGFIFVNRGEFDLKDLRRIRKNSFYWYKELIATGGKSLN, translated from the coding sequence ATGAAACATAATCAACTCAAACCGTTCCCAGCAGACTTTCTCTGGGGGGGCTCAACATCTGCTTATCAAATCGAAGGAGCATGGAATGAGGATGGAAAAGGTCCGTCAGTTATTGATATGGCTAAAGGTCCCGAAGGGACAACTGATTTTAAGGTAGCCAGCGATCACTATCATCACTACAAAGAAGATATTGCATTACTAGCGGAGATGGGATTTAAGGCCTATCGCTTCTCCATTGCTTGGACTCGAATCTACCCGAATGGCGCGGGAGAACTAAACCAAAAGGGAATCGAATTTTACGATAATCTAATTAATGAAATCGAATCTCAGGGAATTGAACCGATTGTAACAATGTATCACTTTGATCTACCATATGCTTTGGAACAAAAGGGTGGTTGGTCAAATCGGGAAACCATCGATGCGTTTGAAGTCTATGCTAAAACTTTGTTTGAAAACTTCGGTGACCGAGTTAAGTATTGGTTGACAATTAATGAACAGAATATGATGATTCTTCATGGTGATGCGATTGGAACCGTGAATCCAAATCTCGAAAACCCTAAGAAAGACTTATATCAACAAAATCATCATATGCTTCTAGCTCAGGCAAAGGCCATGAGTTTATGCCATCAAATGTTGCCAAGCGCGAAAATTGGACCAGCGCCGAACATTGTGTCTATCTATCCGGATAGTTCCAATCCTGAAGATATTATGGCTGCTCAAAGTTATATGGCTATCCGTAATTGGTTGTATTTAGACATTGCTGTTTTTGGGCGCTACAATACTACTGCATGGAATTTCCTGGAAGAAAAAGGCTATACCCCTACAATTCTTGATGGAGATATGGAGGTTTTACAGAGTGGGAAGCCTGACTTTATCGCTTTCAACTATTATACTTCTCAAACTGTAGGAGCAAGCAAAGAGGATGGTACTGATGTAAATCACACCGGAGATCAACATATTACAATTGGTGAGCCAGGGATTTATAAAGGGGTAACTAATGCAAACTTGGAGAAGAATGAATTTGGCTGGGAAATTGACCCAATTGGATTCAGAAATACATTAAGAGAAATATATGACCGTTATAATCTTCCGCTTATTGTAACCGAAAATGGCTTAGGAGCTTTTGATAAGCTAGAGGAGGGGGACGTAGTCAATGATTCTTATCGAATTGAGTTTTTGCGCAAGCATATCGAGCAGATGCAGTTGGCTTTAACTGATGGAGTTGAAGTATTTGGCTTCTGTCCTTGGTCAGCGATTGATTTAATCAGTACACACCAAGGTTGCAGCAAGAGGTATGGT
- a CDS encoding MFS transporter, producing the protein MTKGNRLLILILTIGVFGIINTEMGVIGILPSIADHFNVTITKAGLLVSLFALTIAVSGPTMPLFFSGINRKTVMLLVLGVFVVGNTVSLLTSNFTVLLIARIIPALFHPIYCSLAFTVAASSVSKNEAPKAISRVFIGVSAGMVAGVPIVSFINNTVSFEMAMAFFIIVNVVIFIATFIFVPSMPVKERLSYSAQLSVLKKPVIWVSIMAVILLNSAVFGVYSYFAEYLITVTKMSPNTVSSTLFIFGGANIIGNIVAGRLLTHRAGKTVFLFPLLLGVVYITMLFTGQFTSSMVITTFIWGILAGGVMANINQYLITTTAPEAPDFANGLFISACNLGTTIGAAAGGLLISGMGVQYVVFVGILSIILSLVTILLRKYMINHSQKPNF; encoded by the coding sequence GTGACTAAAGGAAACCGTTTGTTGATTCTCATTTTGACTATAGGTGTTTTTGGCATCATAAACACCGAAATGGGTGTTATTGGAATATTACCTTCAATTGCTGATCACTTTAATGTCACTATAACAAAAGCAGGATTGCTAGTGAGTCTTTTTGCTCTCACGATCGCTGTATCTGGACCAACGATGCCATTGTTCTTTTCAGGTATTAATCGTAAGACGGTGATGTTACTTGTATTGGGAGTTTTCGTAGTAGGAAATACTGTATCCCTACTTACATCAAATTTTACTGTTTTGTTAATTGCACGTATCATTCCAGCCCTCTTTCATCCCATTTATTGTTCTTTAGCATTTACGGTAGCTGCATCTTCAGTAAGTAAGAATGAAGCCCCAAAAGCCATTTCTAGAGTTTTTATTGGAGTATCTGCTGGCATGGTAGCTGGCGTTCCTATCGTTAGTTTTATTAATAATACCGTTTCGTTTGAAATGGCGATGGCATTCTTTATTATCGTTAATGTGGTCATATTCATTGCTACATTCATTTTTGTACCATCTATGCCTGTAAAAGAAAGACTTTCTTACAGTGCACAACTCTCTGTATTAAAAAAACCAGTGATATGGGTTTCCATCATGGCTGTCATTTTGTTAAATTCAGCTGTATTTGGGGTTTATAGTTATTTTGCTGAATATCTAATAACAGTAACGAAGATGTCTCCGAATACCGTGAGTTCTACATTATTCATCTTCGGAGGAGCAAATATTATTGGAAATATAGTAGCAGGAAGGCTACTTACACATCGTGCGGGTAAGACAGTATTCTTGTTCCCATTGTTGTTAGGTGTTGTATACATCACGATGCTTTTCACAGGACAATTCACCTCATCAATGGTAATCACAACATTTATTTGGGGGATATTAGCTGGAGGAGTTATGGCCAATATCAATCAATATTTAATTACAACTACAGCTCCCGAAGCGCCTGATTTCGCAAATGGCTTATTTATATCAGCATGTAACTTAGGAACTACCATCGGTGCAGCTGCCGGAGGGTTATTAATATCAGGAATGGGCGTTCAATACGTTGTATTTGTAGGAATCTTATCTATAATACTAAGTCTAGTAACTATTTTACTTAGAAAGTACATGATTAACCATTCTCAAAAGCCTAATTTTTAA